One genomic window of Bacillus mycoides includes the following:
- the cydD gene encoding thiol reductant ABC exporter subunit CydD, with translation MKRKRGLPSYPGSRVLYVTLSLISILEACSIIAQTVFLARAITFLFHGETVQAVLNETVYFGITFAARQMLVRTSQILVERFAEKTGFALRKQLIEAYFTLGPRFVQTNGTGHLVTLSIEGIEKFKTYIELTIPKMIRSSIVPGIIVLYVFTLDIESGIILVVTIPIVIIFMILLGLAAQKMADSQYETYRVLSNHFVDTLKGLETLKYLGKSKQHEGKIEKVSKRYRKATMRTLRVAFLSSFALDFFTSLSIAFVAVGLGIRLIDGTIILLPALTILILAPEYFLPIKQVGANYHATLDGQLAIEQIEEILQKQKEIEKKDSNVDIVWNSSSSLKLQDVKVNNDESEKAILEGIDFTWQGNGAIGIIGESGAGKSTLIDVLAGFLPPSGGKMLVNGVEIGESTREDWQKNIAYIPQQPYIFPLSLKDNICFYETNTTDEEVERVINEVGLRSLVALLPHGMYERIGEGGRMLSGGQEQRVAMARALLSKKPIILLDEPTAHLDIETEFEIKQSMLRLFEGKLVFLATHRLHWMKQMDHILILNKGEIKESGTYEELLKNEILHFHREERGER, from the coding sequence ATGAAAAGAAAAAGAGGACTTCCGTCGTATCCTGGTAGCCGAGTTTTATATGTAACTTTAAGTCTTATTAGCATTTTAGAGGCGTGTAGTATTATTGCACAGACAGTGTTTTTAGCACGAGCAATCACATTTTTATTTCATGGAGAAACAGTGCAAGCTGTGCTAAATGAAACTGTTTATTTTGGGATTACGTTTGCAGCACGCCAAATGTTGGTGCGAACATCGCAAATATTGGTTGAGCGTTTCGCTGAAAAAACAGGATTTGCATTACGTAAACAGTTAATAGAAGCATATTTTACGTTAGGGCCGAGATTTGTCCAAACAAATGGGACTGGTCATCTGGTTACTTTATCGATAGAAGGTATTGAGAAATTTAAAACGTATATTGAATTGACAATTCCTAAAATGATTAGAAGTAGTATCGTACCAGGAATAATCGTTCTATATGTTTTTACACTGGACATTGAGTCGGGAATCATTTTAGTTGTAACAATTCCAATTGTGATCATATTTATGATCCTTCTAGGATTAGCAGCGCAGAAAATGGCGGATAGCCAATATGAGACATATCGTGTACTTTCTAATCATTTTGTAGATACGTTAAAAGGATTAGAAACATTAAAGTATTTAGGGAAAAGTAAACAGCACGAAGGAAAGATTGAAAAAGTAAGTAAACGATATAGAAAAGCAACGATGCGTACTTTGCGAGTTGCTTTTCTTTCTTCTTTTGCATTAGATTTCTTTACGAGTTTATCAATTGCATTTGTAGCAGTCGGATTAGGGATACGGTTAATAGATGGAACGATAATACTATTGCCAGCTCTTACGATTTTAATTTTAGCGCCGGAATATTTTCTGCCGATAAAACAAGTTGGAGCGAATTATCATGCTACATTAGATGGACAACTTGCAATAGAGCAAATAGAAGAAATTTTACAGAAACAAAAAGAAATAGAAAAGAAAGATTCAAATGTAGATATAGTATGGAATTCTTCTAGTAGTTTGAAATTACAAGATGTAAAAGTAAATAATGATGAATCTGAAAAGGCTATATTAGAGGGAATTGATTTTACTTGGCAAGGTAACGGTGCTATAGGCATTATTGGTGAAAGTGGGGCAGGGAAATCAACGTTAATCGATGTGTTAGCAGGATTTCTACCTCCTTCGGGTGGGAAGATGTTAGTAAATGGTGTGGAAATTGGTGAATCTACTCGAGAAGATTGGCAAAAAAATATTGCTTATATTCCGCAGCAACCTTATATTTTTCCACTTTCATTAAAAGATAATATTTGTTTCTATGAAACGAATACAACTGATGAAGAAGTTGAGAGAGTTATTAATGAAGTTGGTCTTCGTTCGCTCGTTGCATTATTACCACATGGGATGTACGAAAGAATTGGAGAAGGTGGACGTATGCTTAGTGGCGGACAAGAACAACGTGTCGCTATGGCACGTGCACTTTTAAGTAAAAAGCCAATCATTTTATTAGATGAACCTACAGCACATCTTGATATTGAAACTGAATTTGAAATAAAGCAATCGATGTTACGTCTGTTTGAAGGTAAGCTAGTATTTCTTGCAACGCATCGTCTCCATTGGATGAAGCAAATGGATCATATTCTTATTTTAAATAAAGGGGAAATTAAAGAAAGTGGAACATATGAAGAGCTTTTAAAGAATGAGATATTACATTTTCATAGGGAAGAGAGGGGAGAGCGATGA
- the cydB gene encoding cytochrome d ubiquinol oxidase subunit II has protein sequence MLSLNELWFLIISTLFVGFFVLEGFDFGVGIVSRFLGKNDLEKRIYLNTIGPFWHANEVWLVCAGGAMFAAFPHWYATLFSGFYIPFVFMLLALIIRGVSFKFRAKIENHKWKSFWDWGMFIGSMLPPILWGVAIANFMTGVPIDESKNMVGGFMKLLHPFALLGGVMFLLLCIVHGLQFLTIRTTGKLRERARIAATKIAPFALITLLVFAAVGLWKTDIFTAHGSEWLMVPIGAFVALFVSTLLNKRRRDGWAFFMTSLTIILLSASVFIGMFPRVMISSLGAVNDLTIYNAASGPYALKLMSYFSLAILPFVIGSQIWSFYVFRQPVKSDKDLEY, from the coding sequence ATGTTATCTCTTAATGAGTTGTGGTTTCTAATTATCTCAACCTTATTCGTTGGCTTCTTTGTACTTGAAGGTTTCGATTTTGGTGTAGGAATCGTTTCAAGGTTTTTAGGAAAGAATGATTTGGAAAAGCGTATATATTTAAATACAATTGGACCGTTTTGGCACGCTAATGAAGTATGGCTTGTTTGTGCTGGTGGCGCTATGTTTGCGGCATTTCCGCATTGGTATGCAACTTTATTTAGTGGGTTCTATATTCCGTTTGTGTTTATGCTTCTTGCATTAATTATAAGAGGTGTTTCCTTTAAATTCCGTGCGAAAATAGAAAACCATAAGTGGAAAAGTTTCTGGGATTGGGGCATGTTTATTGGAAGCATGCTACCTCCTATACTTTGGGGAGTTGCAATTGCAAACTTTATGACAGGTGTACCAATCGATGAAAGTAAAAATATGGTAGGCGGATTTATGAAATTACTTCACCCATTTGCATTACTTGGAGGAGTTATGTTTCTTCTTCTATGTATTGTTCATGGTTTGCAATTTCTTACTATACGTACAACAGGAAAATTACGAGAACGGGCACGTATTGCCGCAACAAAGATTGCACCTTTTGCATTAATAACACTTCTTGTTTTTGCAGCTGTAGGGTTATGGAAAACAGATATTTTCACTGCACATGGTTCAGAGTGGCTAATGGTTCCGATTGGAGCTTTTGTAGCACTATTTGTTTCTACTTTATTAAATAAAAGAAGAAGAGATGGTTGGGCCTTCTTTATGACGAGCTTAACAATCATTTTGCTCAGTGCAAGTGTGTTCATCGGTATGTTCCCGCGTGTCATGATTAGCTCATTAGGAGCGGTAAATGATTTGACAATTTATAATGCGGCATCAGGACCTTATGCATTAAAACTGATGAGCTATTTTTCTCTTGCTATTTTACCATTTGTTATCGGTAGTCAAATATGGAGTTTCTATGTATTTAGACAACCTGTTAAGTCAGACAAAGATTTGGAGTACTAA